A region of Plantactinospora sp. BC1 DNA encodes the following proteins:
- a CDS encoding GNAT family N-acetyltransferase, translated as MSAEPSFTELTDDQLPAVVELCRAALDLPEDSAEAAEIVARLRDDSALPGAAGPRRTVGVAAWQQGLLAGVALGSMADRGPDPTAGHLDLVAVRPDRRRQGIGRALVTRLEQALGGLGATRVRVAGNPPHYVWPGIDVRYTPAICTVLALGYAPEGTAWNMTADLSTESSPALRSTEAAERRLAEQGVTVRRAEPADLELLTGFARSTFGGSWDVEVLHSVGRQGAGCHLAVRTPAGGGAPELLGFAAYGSSRPSWFGPMGTAPAAQGLGIGGVLLRRCLRDQRAAGHLRAEIGWVGPVPFYAGSAGARIERVFFLYAKQL; from the coding sequence GTGAGCGCCGAGCCGTCCTTCACCGAGTTGACCGACGACCAGCTACCCGCCGTGGTGGAACTCTGCCGGGCGGCGCTGGACCTGCCGGAGGACTCGGCCGAGGCGGCCGAGATCGTGGCCCGGCTCCGGGACGACTCCGCGCTGCCGGGCGCCGCCGGGCCACGCCGGACCGTCGGGGTCGCCGCGTGGCAGCAGGGCCTGCTCGCCGGGGTCGCGCTCGGCTCGATGGCCGACCGGGGTCCGGATCCGACCGCCGGCCACCTCGACCTGGTCGCCGTGCGCCCGGACCGGCGACGGCAGGGCATCGGCCGGGCCCTGGTGACGCGGCTGGAGCAGGCGCTCGGCGGGCTCGGCGCGACCCGGGTACGCGTCGCCGGCAACCCGCCGCACTACGTCTGGCCCGGCATCGACGTCCGGTACACGCCGGCGATCTGCACCGTGCTGGCCCTCGGCTACGCCCCGGAGGGCACCGCCTGGAACATGACCGCCGACCTCTCCACCGAGTCCTCTCCGGCGCTGCGTTCCACCGAGGCGGCCGAGCGACGGCTGGCGGAGCAGGGCGTCACGGTACGCCGGGCCGAGCCGGCCGACCTGGAGCTGCTGACCGGGTTCGCCCGGTCGACCTTCGGCGGCAGTTGGGACGTCGAGGTGCTGCACTCGGTCGGTCGGCAGGGCGCCGGCTGCCACCTCGCGGTCCGTACGCCGGCCGGCGGCGGGGCGCCGGAGTTGCTCGGCTTCGCCGCGTACGGCTCGTCCCGGCCGAGCTGGTTCGGGCCGATGGGTACGGCGCCGGCCGCCCAGGGCCTGGGGATCGGCGGCGTACTGCTGCGCCGGTGCCTGCGCGACCAGCGGGCGGCCGGGCACCTGCGGGCCGAGATCGGCTGGGTCGGCCCGGTGCCGTTCTACGCGGGCAGCGCCGGGGCGCGGATCGAGCGGGTCTTCTTCCTCTACGCCAAGCAGCTCTGA
- a CDS encoding GNAT family N-acetyltransferase translates to MDIVVTPLDVADVAATERAYEIESAARTADQPDVPTLSRQRFFAGLRRPWPGSDGRYALGYLDGVAVGYLGVSLPQRENLENAELALAVHPEYRRRGVGRALYNHAVRLVRQEGRKRIIGEVANMSPDAAPTTPGDAFAAAMGAKPALADVRRRLDLSTLDEAELDRLLTEGLARAEGYSIVRWRGATPDEYAEDVAYLDSRLISDAPLGDLTWEAARPDVGRLREMEEAHQERGQYWYNSGARHDATGRLVAWTGIGMNTSCDWHAFQQITLVEPAHRGHRLGTVIKVDNLRHIRAHEPALRVIDTYNAASNDYMISINEALGFRAVAGLNTWQATL, encoded by the coding sequence ATGGATATCGTGGTCACCCCACTGGATGTCGCCGACGTGGCCGCCACCGAGCGGGCGTACGAGATCGAGTCCGCCGCGCGCACGGCCGACCAGCCCGACGTGCCGACGCTGTCCCGGCAGCGCTTCTTCGCCGGGCTGCGGCGCCCGTGGCCGGGTAGCGACGGCCGGTACGCGCTCGGTTATCTCGACGGGGTGGCCGTCGGCTACCTGGGCGTCTCGCTGCCGCAGCGGGAGAACCTGGAGAACGCCGAGCTGGCCCTCGCCGTCCATCCGGAGTACCGCCGCCGGGGCGTCGGCCGGGCGCTCTACAACCACGCGGTGCGGCTGGTCCGCCAGGAGGGGCGCAAGCGGATCATCGGCGAGGTGGCGAACATGAGCCCCGACGCCGCGCCGACGACGCCGGGCGACGCCTTCGCCGCCGCGATGGGCGCCAAACCGGCGCTGGCCGACGTACGCCGCCGGCTCGACCTGAGCACGCTCGACGAGGCCGAACTCGACCGGCTGCTGACCGAGGGACTGGCCCGGGCCGAGGGCTACTCGATCGTGCGCTGGCGGGGCGCCACCCCCGACGAGTACGCCGAGGACGTCGCCTACCTCGACAGCCGCCTGATCAGCGACGCGCCGCTCGGCGACCTGACCTGGGAGGCGGCCCGGCCGGACGTGGGCCGGCTGCGCGAGATGGAGGAGGCGCACCAGGAGCGCGGCCAGTACTGGTACAACAGCGGCGCCCGGCACGACGCCACCGGCCGGCTGGTGGCCTGGACCGGGATCGGCATGAACACCAGCTGCGACTGGCACGCCTTCCAGCAGATCACCCTGGTCGAGCCGGCGCACCGGGGGCACCGCCTCGGCACCGTGATCAAGGTCGACAACCTGCGGCACATCCGGGCGCACGAGCCGGCGCTGCGGGTCATCGACACCTACAACGCGGCGTCGAACGACTACATGATCTCGATCAACGAGGCGCTGGGCTTCCGCGCGGTGGCCGGGCTCAACACCTGGCAGGCAACCCTCTGA
- a CDS encoding DUF6295 family protein: MCTYVTVKREVDGSGKGAGGWFPVSHTCVYVDHPTHAPYAHTLNIDFLNPAAGPGARVAVELTEESALALVEAIQAALAAAPAGLASRDQQV; the protein is encoded by the coding sequence ATGTGCACGTACGTCACGGTGAAGCGCGAGGTCGACGGCAGCGGCAAGGGTGCCGGCGGCTGGTTCCCGGTCAGCCACACCTGCGTCTACGTGGACCATCCGACGCACGCGCCGTACGCACACACCCTCAACATCGACTTTCTGAACCCGGCCGCCGGCCCGGGGGCGCGGGTCGCGGTCGAGCTGACCGAGGAGTCCGCGCTCGCCCTGGTCGAGGCGATCCAGGCCGCCCTGGCCGCCGCGCCGGCCGGGCTGGCCAGCCGCGACCAGCAGGTCTGA
- a CDS encoding GNAT family N-acetyltransferase, producing the protein MRLEMLADSPLAFLETLADAAARPHFEYAARIAGMSTGHRTAAFVAEVDGRVVGHAGGQAAPGQPGLTVVFAVYLTPAWRGSGLLAALVEAVADWSRAAGRPELLLEVVVGNDRAVRAYQRLGFVDTGVRVAHPTIPTLRELQMRRTA; encoded by the coding sequence ATCCGCCTGGAGATGCTCGCGGACTCGCCACTGGCCTTCCTGGAGACGCTCGCCGACGCGGCGGCCCGGCCGCACTTCGAGTACGCGGCCCGGATCGCCGGGATGTCGACCGGGCACCGGACGGCGGCCTTCGTCGCCGAGGTCGACGGTCGGGTCGTCGGGCACGCCGGTGGGCAGGCCGCCCCCGGTCAGCCGGGCCTCACCGTGGTCTTCGCCGTCTACCTCACCCCGGCCTGGCGGGGCAGCGGCCTGCTGGCCGCCCTGGTCGAGGCGGTGGCCGACTGGTCGAGGGCGGCCGGCCGGCCGGAGCTGCTGCTGGAGGTGGTGGTCGGCAACGACCGGGCGGTACGCGCGTACCAGCGGCTGGGCTTCGTCGACACGGGGGTACGGGTGGCGCACCCGACCATCCCGACGCTGCGCGAACTACAGATGCGCCGGACCGCCTGA
- a CDS encoding ABC transporter permease, with protein MSLTGLADDETAAPPWHGSGLTATLRREWLLLTRDRGDLLLAVVPSAVYIALFATSLADLIGTVTYRGRTVGYPDFVIPALMFSALLSAATISGTALVRERAHGMALELWSYPLTRWQYVAGKLLAGSALVSVQTVAALAASAALFRVRWPADRWAALLCGALLAALAFNALCLLLATVVRDAQRFTVLVNVLVPLLLFASPSFYPIENLGTVPRILAVVNPVSHGVTALREALLRGFAEVWPHFLLLGVVAVVAVAGVGRALVRQSRAL; from the coding sequence GTGAGCCTGACCGGCCTGGCCGACGACGAGACCGCCGCGCCGCCCTGGCACGGCTCCGGACTCACCGCGACGCTGCGGCGGGAGTGGCTGCTGCTCACCCGCGACCGGGGCGACCTGCTGCTCGCGGTGGTGCCGAGCGCCGTCTACATCGCACTCTTCGCCACCTCGCTCGCCGACCTGATCGGTACGGTCACCTACCGGGGCCGGACCGTCGGCTATCCCGACTTCGTCATTCCCGCGCTGATGTTCTCCGCGCTGCTCTCCGCCGCCACCATCTCGGGTACCGCGCTGGTGCGGGAGCGGGCGCACGGGATGGCGCTGGAGCTGTGGTCGTACCCGCTGACCCGGTGGCAGTACGTCGCCGGCAAGCTGCTCGCCGGCTCCGCCCTGGTGTCGGTGCAGACGGTCGCCGCGCTGGCGGCCTCGGCGGCACTGTTCCGGGTTCGCTGGCCGGCGGATCGCTGGGCCGCGCTGCTCTGCGGGGCGCTGCTCGCCGCGCTGGCGTTCAACGCGCTCTGCCTGCTGCTCGCCACCGTGGTGCGGGACGCGCAGCGGTTCACCGTACTGGTGAACGTGCTGGTCCCGCTGCTGCTCTTCGCCAGCCCGTCGTTCTATCCGATCGAGAATCTCGGTACGGTGCCGCGGATCCTCGCCGTGGTCAACCCGGTCAGCCATGGCGTCACCGCGCTCCGGGAGGCGCTGCTGCGCGGGTTCGCGGAGGTCTGGCCGCACTTCCTGCTGCTCGGGGTGGTCGCCGTCGTCGCGGTGGCCGGGGTGGGCCGGGCCCTGGTGCGGCAGTCCCGGGCGCTCTGA
- a CDS encoding cold-shock protein has translation MAQGTVKWFNSEKGYGFIAVDGGQDVFVHFSAIEMDGYKALDDGQRVEFEIAQGQKGPQAEKVRVIA, from the coding sequence GTGGCGCAGGGCACCGTGAAGTGGTTCAACAGCGAAAAGGGCTACGGCTTCATCGCGGTCGATGGTGGGCAGGACGTCTTCGTCCACTTCTCCGCGATCGAGATGGACGGCTACAAGGCGCTTGACGACGGTCAGCGCGTCGAGTTCGAGATCGCCCAGGGTCAGAAGGGCCCGCAGGCGGAAAAGGTCCGGGTCATCGCCTGA
- a CDS encoding dienelactone hydrolase family protein — protein MRDGMQAGTVRITGAGGDEIEAYLAQPLDATPHGGVVVIHHMPGYDEPTKEITRRLASYGYAAICPNLYSREAPGASPDDAAATARAAGGVPDDRLVGDVGGAADHLRGLPASNGRVGVIGYCSGGRQAFLAATRLPLDAAVDCYGAFVVGNPPESFPLAVKPLLDQADRLSCPLLGLFGAEDQYPSPAQMDELSRELTRLGKPHEFHTFADAGHGFFAVDRPSYRPLAATEGWQRVRDFFDRHLNA, from the coding sequence GTGCGGGACGGGATGCAGGCCGGAACGGTCCGGATCACCGGGGCGGGCGGCGACGAGATCGAGGCATATCTCGCCCAGCCCCTCGATGCCACGCCGCACGGCGGGGTGGTGGTGATCCACCACATGCCCGGCTACGACGAGCCGACAAAGGAGATCACGCGTCGGCTGGCCAGCTACGGGTACGCGGCGATCTGCCCCAACCTCTACTCCCGGGAGGCACCCGGCGCCAGCCCCGACGACGCGGCGGCGACGGCACGGGCCGCCGGTGGCGTACCCGACGACCGGCTCGTCGGCGACGTCGGCGGCGCCGCCGACCACCTGCGCGGGCTGCCGGCCTCGAACGGCAGGGTCGGGGTGATCGGGTACTGCTCCGGTGGCCGGCAGGCGTTCCTGGCCGCCACCCGACTGCCGCTGGACGCCGCCGTCGACTGCTACGGCGCGTTCGTGGTCGGCAACCCGCCGGAGAGCTTCCCGCTGGCGGTGAAGCCGCTGCTCGACCAGGCCGACCGGCTCTCCTGCCCGCTGCTCGGGCTCTTCGGCGCCGAGGACCAGTACCCCTCCCCGGCCCAGATGGACGAGCTGTCCCGGGAGCTGACCCGGCTCGGCAAGCCGCACGAGTTCCACACCTTCGCCGACGCCGGGCACGGCTTCTTCGCCGTCGACCGGCCCAGCTACCGGCCGCTGGCCGCCACCGAGGGGTGGCAACGGGTCCGGGACTTCTTCGACCGGCACCTGAACGCCTGA
- the groL gene encoding chaperonin GroEL (60 kDa chaperone family; promotes refolding of misfolded polypeptides especially under stressful conditions; forms two stacked rings of heptamers to form a barrel-shaped 14mer; ends can be capped by GroES; misfolded proteins enter the barrel where they are refolded when GroES binds) — protein MAKMIAFDEEARRGLERGMNTLADAVKVTLGPKGRNVVLEKKWGAPTITNDGVSIAKEIELEDPYEKIGAELVKEVAKKTDDVAGDGTTTATVLAQALVREGLRNVAAGANPMALKRGIEAAVANVSEELSKLAKDVETKEQIASTASISAGDTSVGEIIAEAMDKVGKEGVITVEESNTFGLELELTEGMRFDKGYISGYFMTDPDRMEAVLDDPYILIVNSKISTVKDLLPILEKVMQSGKPLAIIAEDVEGEALATLVVNKVRGTFKSVAVKAPGFGDRRKAMLGDIAILTGGQPISEEVGLKLDAVGLDMLGRARKVVVTKDETTIVDGAGDADQINGRVNQIRAEIEKSDSDYDREKLQERLAKLAGGVAVIKVGAATEVELKERKHRIEDAVRNAKAAVEEGIVPGGGVALVQAGKTAFDKLDLAGDEATGAQIVKIALDAPLRQIAVNAGLEGGVVVEKVRNLDAGHGLNAANGEYVDLLQAGIIDPAKVTRSALQNASSIAALFLTTEAVVADKPEKTPAAPAAPGGGDMDF, from the coding sequence ATGGCCAAGATGATCGCGTTCGACGAGGAGGCGCGCCGCGGCCTTGAGCGGGGCATGAACACCCTCGCCGACGCCGTAAAGGTGACGCTGGGCCCGAAGGGCCGCAACGTCGTGCTCGAGAAGAAGTGGGGCGCCCCCACCATCACCAACGATGGTGTGAGCATCGCCAAGGAGATCGAGCTCGAGGACCCGTACGAGAAGATCGGTGCGGAGCTGGTCAAGGAGGTCGCCAAGAAGACCGACGACGTCGCCGGTGACGGCACGACGACGGCGACCGTCCTCGCCCAGGCGCTGGTCCGTGAGGGCCTGCGCAACGTCGCGGCCGGTGCCAACCCGATGGCCCTGAAGCGGGGCATCGAGGCCGCCGTCGCGAACGTCTCGGAGGAGCTGAGCAAGCTCGCCAAGGACGTCGAGACCAAGGAGCAGATCGCCTCCACCGCCTCCATCTCCGCCGGTGACACCAGCGTCGGCGAGATCATCGCCGAGGCGATGGACAAGGTCGGCAAGGAAGGCGTCATCACCGTCGAGGAGAGCAACACCTTCGGGCTCGAGCTTGAGCTGACCGAGGGCATGCGCTTCGACAAGGGCTACATCTCGGGGTACTTCATGACCGACCCCGACCGGATGGAGGCCGTGCTCGACGACCCGTACATCCTGATCGTCAACAGCAAGATCTCGACGGTCAAGGACCTGCTGCCGATCCTCGAGAAGGTCATGCAGTCGGGTAAGCCGCTGGCCATCATCGCCGAGGACGTCGAGGGCGAGGCCCTGGCGACCCTGGTGGTCAACAAGGTCCGGGGCACCTTCAAGTCCGTCGCCGTCAAGGCGCCGGGCTTCGGTGACCGCCGCAAGGCCATGCTGGGCGACATCGCCATCCTGACCGGCGGGCAGCCGATCAGCGAGGAGGTCGGCCTCAAGCTGGACGCCGTCGGCCTCGACATGCTGGGCCGGGCCCGCAAGGTCGTGGTGACCAAGGACGAGACCACCATCGTCGACGGTGCCGGCGACGCCGACCAGATCAACGGTCGGGTCAACCAGATCCGCGCCGAGATCGAGAAGAGCGACTCCGACTACGACCGCGAGAAGCTGCAGGAGCGCCTGGCCAAGCTGGCCGGCGGTGTTGCGGTGATCAAGGTCGGCGCGGCCACCGAGGTCGAGCTGAAGGAGCGCAAGCACCGCATCGAGGACGCGGTGCGCAACGCGAAGGCCGCCGTCGAGGAGGGCATCGTCCCCGGTGGTGGTGTCGCGCTGGTCCAGGCCGGCAAGACCGCCTTCGACAAGCTGGACCTGGCCGGCGACGAGGCGACCGGCGCGCAGATCGTCAAGATCGCGCTGGACGCCCCGCTGCGGCAGATCGCCGTCAACGCCGGCCTCGAGGGCGGCGTCGTGGTCGAGAAGGTCCGCAACCTGGACGCCGGGCACGGCCTCAACGCGGCCAACGGTGAGTACGTCGACCTGCTCCAGGCCGGCATCATCGACCCGGCCAAGGTGACCCGTTCGGCGCTGCAGAACGCGTCGTCGATCGCGGCCCTGTTCCTGACCACCGAGGCTGTGGTGGCGGACAAGCCGGAGAAGACCCCGGCTGCCCCGGCCGCGCCGGGCGGCGGGGACATGGACTTCTGA
- a CDS encoding oxidoreductase — translation MTGSDEVSAASAGTWRLGDLTVNRIGFGAMRLTRNSDGGPSDRDRAVAVLRRAVELGVNHIDTAAFYFSPLRSANELINRALAPYPEDLVIATKVGPGRDPSGEWLPPARPEQLRGQVEENLRQLGRDHLDLVNLRVHGPEPIAERFGVLAELRDAGLIRHLGVSNVRPEQLAEAQAVAPVVCVQNPYGVDYRRSADDLVRICAEQGVAFVPFFAIAGAGREAGATAAGDSDAELRAVARAHGATVAQVRLAWTLHRGPHVLAIPGTGNPEHLVANVAAGALRLSPDELARLDQAG, via the coding sequence ATGACAGGATCCGACGAGGTGAGTGCGGCGTCCGCCGGCACCTGGCGGCTCGGCGACCTGACGGTCAACCGGATCGGCTTCGGCGCGATGCGGCTGACCCGGAACTCCGACGGCGGGCCGAGCGACCGGGACCGGGCGGTGGCGGTGCTCCGCCGGGCCGTCGAACTCGGGGTGAACCACATCGACACCGCCGCGTTCTACTTCTCGCCGCTGCGGTCGGCCAACGAACTGATCAACCGGGCGCTGGCGCCGTACCCGGAGGACCTGGTCATCGCCACCAAGGTCGGGCCGGGGCGGGACCCGTCGGGCGAGTGGCTGCCGCCGGCCCGGCCGGAGCAGTTGCGCGGCCAGGTCGAGGAGAACCTGCGGCAGCTCGGCCGGGACCACCTCGACCTGGTGAACCTGCGGGTGCACGGCCCCGAACCGATCGCGGAGCGGTTCGGGGTACTGGCCGAGCTGCGCGACGCCGGGCTGATCCGGCACCTGGGCGTCTCCAACGTACGGCCGGAGCAGCTCGCCGAGGCGCAGGCAGTCGCGCCGGTGGTCTGCGTGCAGAACCCGTACGGCGTCGACTACCGGCGTAGCGCCGACGACCTGGTGCGGATCTGCGCCGAGCAGGGCGTCGCCTTCGTGCCGTTCTTCGCGATCGCGGGCGCCGGCCGGGAGGCGGGCGCGACCGCCGCCGGTGACTCCGATGCGGAGCTGCGGGCGGTGGCGCGGGCGCACGGCGCGACGGTGGCACAGGTCCGGCTCGCCTGGACGTTGCACCGGGGCCCGCACGTCCTGGCTATTCCGGGTACCGGCAATCCGGAGCACCTGGTCGCGAACGTGGCGGCCGGCGCCCTGCGGCTCAGCCCGGACGAACTGGCCCGGCTCGACCAGGCCGGCTGA
- the paaN gene encoding phenylacetic acid degradation protein PaaN yields MTETPHPFFARHADTLERALTAITERSYWSAYPESPSPRVYGETAAAEGEAAFRAYLGGKFPLDQPGTGDWVATEASPFGIDLGVSYPHADAEVLLAAAATALPTWRDAGPQTRVGVCLEILARLHAHVFELANAVHATTGQAFVMAFQAGGAHALDRALEALAYAYREMTRHPATAAWEKPAGKGDPLRMTKNFHVVPRGVALAIGCNTFPTWNTYPGLFASLVTGNPVVVKPHPRAVLPLAITVRYAREVLAEAGFDPNLILLAPEAPGEKLASTLALRPEVRIVDFTGSTEYGDWLEANARQAAVYTEKAGVNAIVVDSTDDFAGMCRNIGFSLVLYSGQMCTTPQNILVPRDGIETDQGHKSVDEVAAGIAGVVGKLTGDPARAVELTGAIVNDGVLARLDEVAGIGEPVLPSRPVEHPNYPGAVVRTPLIAKLGADDAGTYGREWFGPISFVIATDSTPHSLAILRQTVGERGALTASVYSTDSAVLDAAETAAIETGVHLSCNLTGGVFVNQSAAFSDFHGSGANPAANAALTDGAYVANRFRVVQARRHS; encoded by the coding sequence ATGACGGAGACCCCGCACCCCTTCTTCGCCCGGCACGCCGACACCCTGGAACGGGCGCTGACCGCGATCACCGAGCGCTCCTACTGGTCCGCCTACCCCGAGTCGCCCAGCCCCCGGGTCTACGGCGAGACCGCCGCCGCCGAGGGCGAGGCGGCGTTCCGGGCGTACCTGGGCGGCAAGTTCCCGCTCGATCAGCCCGGCACCGGCGACTGGGTGGCCACCGAGGCGAGCCCGTTCGGCATCGACCTCGGGGTGAGCTACCCGCACGCCGACGCCGAGGTGCTGCTCGCCGCCGCCGCGACCGCGCTGCCGACCTGGCGGGACGCCGGGCCGCAGACCCGGGTCGGCGTCTGCCTGGAGATCCTCGCCCGGCTGCACGCCCACGTCTTCGAACTGGCCAACGCGGTGCACGCGACCACCGGGCAGGCGTTCGTGATGGCGTTCCAGGCCGGTGGCGCGCACGCGCTGGACCGGGCCCTCGAAGCGCTCGCCTACGCGTACCGGGAGATGACCCGGCACCCGGCGACGGCGGCCTGGGAGAAGCCGGCCGGCAAGGGCGACCCGCTGCGGATGACGAAGAACTTCCACGTGGTGCCGCGCGGGGTGGCGCTGGCGATCGGCTGCAACACCTTCCCGACCTGGAACACCTACCCGGGACTCTTCGCCTCGCTGGTCACCGGCAACCCGGTGGTGGTCAAGCCGCACCCCCGGGCCGTGCTGCCGCTCGCCATCACCGTCCGGTACGCCCGCGAGGTGCTCGCCGAGGCGGGCTTCGACCCGAACCTGATCCTGCTCGCCCCCGAGGCACCGGGCGAGAAGCTCGCCTCCACCCTGGCGCTCCGCCCCGAGGTGCGGATCGTCGACTTCACCGGCTCCACCGAGTACGGCGACTGGCTGGAGGCGAACGCCCGGCAGGCGGCCGTCTACACCGAGAAGGCCGGCGTCAACGCGATCGTGGTCGACTCGACCGACGACTTCGCCGGGATGTGCCGCAACATCGGCTTCTCGCTGGTCCTCTACAGCGGACAGATGTGCACCACCCCGCAGAACATCCTGGTGCCCCGGGACGGGATCGAGACCGACCAGGGGCACAAGAGCGTCGACGAGGTCGCCGCCGGCATCGCCGGGGTGGTCGGCAAGCTCACCGGCGACCCGGCCCGGGCCGTCGAGCTGACCGGGGCCATCGTCAACGACGGGGTACTGGCCCGGCTCGACGAGGTCGCCGGGATCGGCGAGCCGGTGTTGCCGTCCCGCCCGGTCGAGCACCCCAACTATCCGGGTGCGGTGGTGCGTACGCCGCTGATCGCGAAGCTCGGCGCCGACGACGCCGGCACGTACGGGCGGGAGTGGTTCGGGCCGATCTCGTTCGTGATCGCCACCGACTCCACCCCGCACAGCCTGGCGATCCTGCGGCAGACCGTCGGCGAGCGGGGCGCGCTGACCGCCTCGGTCTACTCCACCGACTCCGCCGTGCTGGACGCGGCCGAGACCGCGGCGATCGAGACCGGCGTGCACCTCTCCTGCAACCTCACCGGTGGCGTCTTCGTCAACCAGTCGGCGGCGTTCTCGGACTTCCACGGCAGCGGCGCCAACCCGGCGGCGAACGCCGCGTTGACCGACGGCGCCTACGTCGCCAACCGGTTCCGGGTGGTGCAGGCCCGCCGGCACAGCTGA
- the thrC gene encoding threonine synthase → MTSIIDATPSQTSPVAPNPARVLVCRGCGTEYPLVAQHACYECFGPLEVGYDAATLARVTRADIEAGPKNLWRYAALLPTGQDPTTRVTLDPGLTPLVPAAGLAAELGIRAPLWVKDDSANPTHSFKDRVVSVALTAARGLGFTRFACASTGNLANSVAAHAARAGVPSIVFIPGDLEQGKVVTTAVYGGDVVAIDGSYDDVNRLCGELVETDEFEDTAFVNVNVRPYYAEGSKTLGYEVAEQLGWRIPEQVVIPMASGELLTKIDKAFSELVEIGLVEAPPNGWKVFGAQSVGCNPIAVALHADTDVITPVRPTGIAKSLNIGDPAAGLYALEAVRRTGGWMDYADDDEIRAAIRQLARTTGVFAETAGGVTVAVLGKLVASGRLDPDAETVVFNTGEGLKTLDAVAAQVGPTYRVKPSLRAVRDAGLLG, encoded by the coding sequence ATGACGTCGATCATCGACGCGACCCCCAGCCAGACCAGCCCGGTGGCACCCAACCCCGCCCGCGTTCTCGTCTGTCGCGGCTGCGGCACCGAATATCCGCTGGTCGCGCAGCACGCCTGTTACGAGTGTTTCGGCCCGCTGGAGGTCGGCTACGACGCCGCGACCCTGGCCCGGGTCACCAGGGCCGACATCGAGGCCGGCCCGAAGAACCTCTGGCGGTACGCCGCGCTGCTGCCGACCGGCCAGGACCCGACCACCCGGGTCACCCTCGACCCGGGGTTGACCCCGCTGGTGCCGGCCGCCGGCCTCGCCGCCGAGCTGGGCATCCGGGCGCCGCTCTGGGTCAAGGACGACAGCGCCAACCCCACGCACTCGTTCAAGGACCGGGTGGTGTCGGTGGCGTTGACCGCCGCCCGTGGTCTCGGCTTCACCCGGTTCGCCTGTGCCTCGACCGGCAACCTGGCGAACTCGGTCGCCGCGCACGCGGCCCGGGCCGGGGTGCCGTCGATCGTCTTCATCCCCGGCGACCTGGAGCAGGGCAAGGTGGTGACCACCGCCGTCTACGGCGGCGACGTGGTCGCGATCGACGGCTCGTACGACGACGTCAACCGGCTCTGCGGCGAGCTGGTCGAGACCGACGAGTTCGAGGACACCGCCTTCGTCAACGTGAACGTCCGGCCGTACTACGCCGAGGGCTCCAAGACGCTGGGTTACGAGGTGGCCGAGCAGTTGGGGTGGCGGATTCCCGAGCAGGTGGTCATCCCGATGGCCAGTGGCGAGCTGCTCACCAAGATTGACAAGGCGTTCAGCGAGCTGGTCGAGATCGGACTGGTCGAGGCGCCGCCGAACGGCTGGAAGGTCTTCGGCGCCCAGTCGGTCGGCTGCAACCCGATCGCCGTCGCGCTGCACGCCGACACCGACGTGATCACCCCGGTCCGGCCGACCGGGATCGCCAAGTCGCTCAACATCGGCGACCCGGCCGCCGGGCTCTACGCACTGGAGGCGGTGCGCCGTACCGGCGGCTGGATGGACTACGCCGACGACGACGAGATCCGCGCCGCCATCCGGCAGTTGGCCCGGACCACCGGCGTCTTCGCCGAGACGGCCGGCGGGGTCACCGTGGCCGTACTCGGCAAGCTGGTGGCGAGCGGCCGGCTGGATCCGGACGCCGAGACGGTGGTCTTCAACACCGGCGAGGGCCTCAAGACCCTGGACGCGGTGGCGGCACAGGTCGGTCCGACGTACCGGGTCAAGCCGTCGCTGCGGGCCGTCCGCGACGCCGGGCTGCTCGGCTGA